One window of Larus michahellis chromosome 19, bLarMic1.1, whole genome shotgun sequence genomic DNA carries:
- the NCDN gene encoding neurochondrin: MASDPADGHSTLKRCLGVLRDARNDSEQFAALLLVTKAVKAGELDAKTRRQIFDAIGFTFPNRLLTSRQPPAGCPEHTFRALGLTLLACFCTDPELAGHSQILNKIPTFNDILVSPCNPDSTSMIDDVYQCLSAVVATTRGPRELVTKGTVSALCQAYLNGSYGSDRALTLLLGLLAVAEARCWQRDAPHLLAVLSKLSNDFLMTEDMTKFELCDVLPHFIPLSPLLTQDSQGCKCLHRLYKGLANILSSKLSQSQRDPALKLAACLVQACGSEWIPAGSAGSKFLALLVNLACVEVRLTLEEPDPLEVEGKKEVVTACYILIEMGIQECLREEKPLLEEMQKVQLMRIMEEAFGAVIFYLRQVKQEELQDPFIFASVRILGAWMAEETSSLKQEICELLPFLVHYAKKLFKEGSPAASLPQPELVSTEGSGLPQDALRFLLPGFCHLTAEDRPRDILISEGAPALLCEYFLHQWEVLTSQLESSTPLTSTEMSLQTACGIFLNLVVTAPDLIRREKTFSSLMELLLKSLPLLLPQKDHLVLAANVATLGLMMARILASSAVLQETQSAKDFFGAAICFLSQAHTAQAVPGSEALAAAVSPAYASAWADVRELWFLGMQALAGCVPLFPCLPQAVLQARWLESLSEFLTRVAPASVDFELIAAFQGVLVELARASQPCRDAILSHHGGEWANLYGMAALEQCLSEQ; this comes from the exons ATGGCGTCGGACCCGGCAGACGGACACTCGACGCTGAAGAGGTGCCTCGGCGTGCTCAGAGACGCGAGGAACGACAGCGAGCAGTTCGCGGCCCTGCTGCTG GTGACCAAAGCAGTCAAAGCTGGAGAATTAGATGCTAAGACCCGTCGCCAGATCTTTGACGCAATTGGCTTCACATTTCCAAACCGCCTGCTCAcctcccggcagcccccagccggCTGCCCCGAGCATACCTTCCGGGCACTGGGCCTTACGCTTCTGGCATGTTTCTGCACCGATCCAGAGTTAGCTGGTCACTCCCAGATCCTGAACAAGATCCCAACCTTCAATGACATCCTGGTTTCCCCCTGCAATCCAGACAGCACGTCCATGATCGATGATGTATACCAGTGCCTGAGCGCTGTCGTGGCCACTACCAGGGGCCCCAGAGAGTTGGTGACCAAAGGGACGGTGTCTGCTCTGTGCCAGGCCTACCTGAATGGCAGTTATGGCTCTGACCGTGCCTTGACGCTGCTCTTGGGGCTGTTGGCCGTAGCAGAGGCGAGGTGctggcagagagatgctccacATCTCCTGGCCGTGCTGAGCAAGCTCTCCAATGATTTTCTCATGACTGAAGACATGACCAAGTTTGAGTTGTGTGACGTTCTGCCACACTTCATCCCCCTGTCGCCACTCCTCACACAGGACTCGCAGGGCTGCAAGTGCCTCCATAGACTTTACAAAGGGCTGGCTAACATCTTGAGCAGTAAACTCAGCCAGTCACAgcgggaccctgctctgaagctTGCTGCCTGCCTTGTGCAGGCCTGTGGGTCAGAGTGGATCCCAGCAGGGAGTGCTGGCAGCAAGTTCCTGGCCTTGCTGGTGAACTTAGCGTGTGTGGAGGTCCGCCTGACCCTAGAGGAGCCAGATCCCTTggaggtggaggggaagaaagaagtgGTAACAGCCTGCTACATCCTTATTGAGATGGGGATCCAGGAGTGCCTGAGAGAAGAGAAGCCGCTGCTAGAAGAGATGCAGAAAGTGCAGCTCATGAGGATCATGGAGGAGGCATTTGGAGCTGTAATATTCTACTTGAGACAG GTTAAGCAGGAGGAACTACAAGATCCTTTCATATTTGCTTCTGTTCGAATCCTTGGAGCCTGGATGGCAGAAGAGACATCCTCCCTCAAGCAGGAAATCTGTGAGCTCTTGCCTTTCCTCGTTCATTACGCCAAGAAGCTTTTCAAAGAGGGCAGCCCAGCTGCGAGTCTTCCCCAGCCAGAGCTGGTCAGCACCGAGGGCTCTGGCTTACCCCAGGATGCTCTGAG ATTTCTTCTACCTGGCTTTTGCCATTTAACAGCAGAGGACAGGCCCCGGGACATCCTCATCTCGGAAGGGGCACCAGCACTGCTGTGTGAGTACTTCCTCCATCAGTGGGAGGTGCTGACCTCCCAGCTCGAGTCCTCAACTCCACTGACAAGCACTGAAATGAGTCTGCAGACAGCGTGTGGGATTTTCCTTAACCTGGTCGTGACTGCACCAGATCTCATCAG GCGAGAAAAAACCTTTTCCTCCTTGATGGAGCTGTTGCTGAAGTCTCTTCCGCTTCTGCTGCCCCAGAAAGATCACCTGGTTCTAGCAGCCAACGTTGCTACTCTGGGCCTGATGATGGCCAGGATCCTTGCAAGTTCAGCAG ttCTGCAGGAGACCCAGTCTGCCAAGGACTTTTTCGGAGCTGCCATTTGCTTCCTCTCCCAGGCCCACACTGCCCAAGCAGTCCCCGGTAGTGAAGCCTTGGCCGCAGCCGTGTCTCCTGCCTACGCGAGCGCTTGGGCTGACGTGCGTGAGCTCTGGTTCCTGGGGATGCAGGCGCTGGCCGGCTGCGTGCCACTTTTCCCCTGCCTGCCGCAAGCCGTGCTCCAGGCACGGTGGCTGGAAAGCCTTTCAGAGTTCCTGACCCGCGTTGCTCCAGCCTCGGTGGATTTTGAACTCATTGCCGCTTTCCAGGGCGTGTTGGTAGAGCTGGCCAGGGCCAGCCAGCCATGCAGGGACGCGATCCTGTCACACCACGGTGGGGAATGGGCCAACCTTTATGGTATGGCAGCTTTGGAACAGTGTCTGTCTGAGCAGTGA